The nucleotide window tttaggtTTTGGctttttgttttagggtttggctatttgtttcagggttaggttatttttttcagggttagggattcgtgttgataacgtgttttaggaaatcagaaattgggagagaatgatttgtgctttcattgataataggggtctctttatatagaggattacaagcagagaatataagtcttacaaggaaactgaATCGTACAATGATTAGGATATCTCCGAAGATATCTGTAAggctaaccctattacaacttggacaagttactaaagtttgggccagacacataaatCATATGTCCTTAAACATGTGCCTATTTATACATATAATGAGCTTAATTGGTAGGGAAGTTAGGGGGAACTTTACAATAACGAGTTACCTACCCTAATATACATAAAGTTCAACTTATTTTGCTCCGATGAGTTTTGTAAAACTAACCCAAACTATCCTACCAACCAGGACGTTCTCATGGGATGCAATGCAAGGCTGAAAAATATAACGACGTGATAAATTTGCTAGCTTCTTCATGGTGCTTTCTCTCATACATCTCATTAATTTCCTTAGTCAgattattatttgaattttcaaaACCTTGTAATTGACTAATGTACGTTATCCAAATCAGCACACAAATCACAAGTGCATCGTGATCAAAATCCTAGAAGCAAGCTAGGTTGGAAACTGTTGAAATTTTAAAATAGTAGTACTAAAACAAAATAGTAGATCGACATAGATCTCATATTACAAAAGAATTAATCTAGACGTACCGACCAAACAGCAACAATTTCTATATGCACGGACGTAGAAAATTAACCAGACAGATGTACAAGGTCGTACTTTGTGAATGTCTACGGACAGATATAGCACAGCGTCTGGAATAAATATTATGTATTGAAGGATCTATTAAGAGGTTTATAAAACCGCGTTAAGAACACAATTGGTTTGACGTACATACAAGATCAAAAATAGGGCATGCCTGCCTTTTGATGATGGAGTCTCCTGTTTCGGCAAAGTATAAGAGAACTATGGCTGCTGGGTGGTTGATTGGGTGTTGTTCACGCAACCCAGGATGAGCACCTATTAATATAGCCAATCCCGCCATATTGTATTACACGTATGCTTTTATTTGAAAAAGTCTCGCTATGTTCGCGCGTATTTTGTTCCCAACCTTTGGGAATATAATGGGAAATTAAAAACCTTCCTTgactctttttaaattttttgttttaaaattatACGTAAAACTCACTCGTGAAGAACTATCAAAAAAATCATTACGTAAGCAATCCAACATTTCTAAAGGACAATGAGCACATCTAAAACTACCACCGGGTGAAGGAAAATATACCTATCACCTAACCTGATCAAAAATGAAAGCCACCCTGATGCCACATATTACTTTTCTCTGGACTTAAATTAGTCTCAGATTTGTAAACTATTTGTAATCAGTGAGACTTTCTAATGAttattcatgtttttttttcttctttttggtgAGGAAAAATGTTAGCTCTCCTATTTTGGACAGAACTAACGACTAATGACAAACTTCAAAAGTAAGAACTGTCAAAACCTCACAACGCTATCATAGTTTGAAATTTACTCCTATATAAGAATAACATGAGGAATAGCAGTGTGCAAATATGAGAGTACTAGTCAAGCTCAATTACTGTATTTAATCATGCATGTgcacattttgatttttatatctggaaagcaattttatttttttaattttgtcaaaGATATTTGTGTTGGTAGATTACAATTATGGTATTGATTTGCATTACGGTTTCATGCATCAAGGAATTCAAAAGAAATTCATATCTAACTATACCCTATAGTTAATATATAGTACGATTTAGTAGCCAACATCGAGACGAATTTCATCCTCTTTCACACTGTTTTCCAAAAATTCAAGATTACGTGCGAGGATGGCTCAAAAGCACGTTGACAACAAGCTAGAACACATCAATGATAAAACAATAAGTTCGCAGAACATACAATAAAAGACCACAATTAAGACTCAGACTAAAATCCCCAATAGAAACTATCTGCACAACTAACTCTGTAATCTTCGCTTAACAAGTAGAAACTTTTATGAgttaacaaataacaaaaaaattgaaaccctaaaaaaattagaaaataaaatattatgtCGCCACGAGACGCGTCCCACCTCTTTGAATCCTACACTAGCTTGTCCGCAAGTCCATCAAACACAGCTGCCACTACCAAAAATTGATAGACACCACTTCTCcgaactaattaaaaaaaaaaatacacaattGGTCCACTTCCGATGATACAAAGAGATACCAGTAAACCGCAAGCATGGAAGTCCGGGAGGAGGCTAGTGCATATATTGCAATTTATTTCGATGTGATTAATTATcccaaaatttaatttaattttctaatCGATCCTTAGTTTGTTAATTAGAAACTCAATTGTTTGTGGATCTCTCTAGTCGTTTTACCGTTTCTAATTTCAAAGTGCAAGgtattatttttttgagaatgaaaaaaaaaaaatcttgcacTTTGAAATTAGAAACCGTAAAACGACTAGAGAGATCCACGAATAATTGGGATGACGAATAATTATACATGTTTCAAATTACAAGGTGTCTTAAGAAATTTTATGTCAAAAGATGCACACGGTATATAGATGTATATAAAATTGATGAGTTTAATCTCGTACAACAACACTATGTACGTAGGTACGTACACCATTGAGGCTAATTAAGTTGGCATTTGGATGAACGTTACGAGTCATGACCACCATAAACAAAATGTCAActtgaaaatcaaaaccaagaagCACACGATACGGCCTTTGATGGAATAATGGAGAGAAGACGGCTAGAATCATATAAAAAAATGTCATGTGGtccaaattaaataaaatccctCCATCGTTGTCAACCTCCTGTGGATTAGAAGTTTAGAATGGATCTTCCTCTTGCTTTTCGTGGATGACATGCAAGAGGCCAGGATACAAATTATATAGAGGCATAGATTGACATTCATACTTGAAATGAATCAACAACAACGTAGTTTAtaacaaaatgaaataataaatatattgtatttcttctttctattacaAGTGGGATTCTCACAGTACAACAATGTATAACAACTGAAACTAAATATTTACGCCTTTGAATCGAATTGAAATGTGTACAAAGAATAAATGATTTATAAATGCAAATGTAATATGTTTATATAGCCCACACACATATGGtaacaatttatttattttttggctaCCAAGAATCCAAGTATGTTTGATCAAcctacatatatacacacacacacagaagtAACAAGAACAGGCTACAGAGACCTGAAAACATGGCTTAATTGCCATGCCTGGTTTTCGTTTTCATTTGCCCTGTACCTGTTGACCAGATGGTGGAGAACAGAGACTACCGTTTCCTGAGCTACCTTGTACGTCCGAACCCTTCGCAAAAATGTCCTGAGCGGAAGGCATGCTTAACTGTGAACTTGGTTTTGTGATTTAAGCTGTGTCTTAACTCTAAAGGATGTTCGTTTTGGAGATAAATAACTCTCTCTCCGATATGTGATCGATATTTATAGCTAATCGAGGGTTGCTAGTAACTGGGGGATTAGTTCAGGAACTTGACGGGAAACTTTACTATAATGAGTAACCCTAATGAACAGAAAGTTCAATTGCTTTTACGATAGAGAGTTTTATTAATGAACCCAAACAGTCATAACAACCAGTTTTCAATAGATATGGTTAGCTATCCGGTTTTCAACAGTTCAACGCAAATTATACAGAATTACATAATTTCTTGAAAAATTACTTCTCTTAATGGTGCCCGCTTTCCTTCTTATTTCTCATAATCTTCCTTGGGAACATCAGTTATTTGAATTTCCTTCTGTAACTAACTAATGTTATTAATTGACTTCAAAACTAGTCGGTTGATAAAGATGACCGGAAAATACGGATTAGCCCACAGCTGCACTGCACACGAATCCATCCTTGATCAAATCCACACGTACAAGCTAGGGAATTGATTGGGACATACTAAACTAATGAGATCTCAAATGACGTACAGAAGAAATGGTGAAGAGCGACCGACCAAAGAGAGTGCAACAAGTTCTATCTACTCGACTACCCTTCACAGACCCAGAAACATATTCATAAAAGACTCGGGAAAATCTATAGTAGTTCTTGCAGGAATTGCTATGCGATTCGGAGGAACTTGCATAACTTTTCTCAGATAAATTCTAAACCGCGTTTAAGCCGCAAGGTTTGAAGGGTCTGAATCTCCTTTTCATTGCCTCCTGCTGGTGCGCAGAGCTTGCTTGGCATTGTATATCTGGCCTGCAGATTTCGTGTCCCAATTGttcattattttcttatttattttatttcactCGGGCAACTCTTGAGACCAAGATCGAACACCTGCGTCGTTTCCTTGAATATTTCTGATAGTCTTCTGTTAAAGCTGTTTCGGGGAAATATTTGAGGAAATTTTGCGCCAATTTGTCAGACGGTGGTTGGGTGCTGTTCACGGTAGCAAGACCGTCGGTAGAGTCCTATATTTTTTTACACgtatttctattttaaaaaGTCTTCGATTCTGAACGCCAAGTGGCTACTatagtgggcttgggcttcaTGTTTAAGTGAGCTTTTagtctaggcctcatcaaaaagcccgcggatcaagtgggccgatggaggcccgccggccagcagggcttttggcccggcccggcccgttaaaaaacccgcaaaagcccgccttggagGGCCGATGGAGACCCGCAAAAAAGCCctcaaaaacccggcccgtaaaagccagtaaaatattatatatatatatatatgtgtgtgtgtgtgtgtgtgtgtgtgtgtgtttatatatatatatatatatatatatatatatatatgtatgtgtgtgtgtgtgttatatatatagatatatctatatgtgtgtgtgtgtttataaatatatatatatatatagacacatatagatatatatttgtgtgtgtgtttatatagatatatatatatatatatatatctatatatatatatatatatcaatatatcatatatgtgtgtgtgtgtgtgtgtgtttatatatatatatatagagagagagagagatatatagatatatatcatatatgtgtgtgtgtgtgtgtgtttatatatatatatatatatatatattaatatatatgtgtgtgtatatagagagagatatatatatatatatatatatatgtgtgtgtgtgtgtgtgtgtgtgtgtgtgtgtgtgtgaaagttcttatactattatacttctatataaaatatgtgcatatatatattctacatatcggttgaccaatccgatcggattcgaaaatatggtgaaattggctaaattttttaccacacttataatctattgtaataaactcatccaacggtcggtttttccattttctttgaattgataggggttgctctttggagtgtatgatatataaatataggtttataagagtaactacgtttgacctagttgatcgaattcgaaacgagaaccaaattggctgaattttctacaaccaccataaaacattacaatctcttcatcgagcggttggtttctccgaattcattttctacttcatggttgcttttgaatgaacctaaacaatttaaatgcaatgtataagtcatacaactataggaataaaattggtatagaccaatgtgtttgtaattaaaattaattttttttatcttatatccacgcacatccattgatggaatatatacaaacgtgatgtgaaaaaataagcacgtttcgcagttgtcacggcatcggtcaaccaataaaacatataagtgactacggttgaccaatccgatcggattcaaaattatggtgaaattggctacattttttaccacactaataatttattgtaataaactcatccaacggtcagtttttccattttctttgaattgataggggttgctctttggagtgtatgatatataaatatagatttatatgagtaactacatttgatctagttgatcgaattcgaaacgataaccaaattggctggattttctacaatcaccataaaaaattacaatctctccatcgagcggttggtttctccgaattcattttctacttcatggttgctttagaatgaacctaaacaatttaaatgcaatgtataagtcatacaactttaggaataaaattggtatagaccaatgtgtttgtaattaaaattaattttttttatcttatgtccacgcacatccattgatggaatatatacaaacgtgatgtgaaaaaataagcacgtttcgcggttgtcactgCATCGgtaaaccaataaaacatataagtgactacggttgaccaatccgatcggattcgaaaatatggtgaaattggctaaattttttaccacactcataatttattgtaataaactcatccaacggtcggtttttccattttctttgaattgataggggttgctctttggagtgtatgatatataaatataggtttataagagtaactacgtttgacctagttgatcgaatttgaaacgtgaaccaaattggctggattttctacaaccaccatgaaatattacaatctctccatcaagcggttggtttctccgaattcattttccacttcatggttgctttagaatgaacttaaacaatttaaatgcaatgtataagtcatataactttaggaataaaattagtatagtccaatgtgtttgtaattaaaattaatttttttttatcttatgtccacgcacatccatcgatggaatatatacaaacgtgatgtgaaaaaataagcacgtttcgcggttgccacgccatcggtcaaccactaaaacatataagtgactacggttgaccaatccaatcggattcaaaaatatggtgaaattggctaaattttttaccacactcataatttattgtaataaactcatccaacggtcggtttctcattttctttgaattgctatatgtagctctttggagtgtatgatgtataaatatagatttataaaaaattagtgtctttaaaaatttatttatcaacaaattagtatctatatataaatatagatttttttgggtacaatatagttatatagattgttatctttggttgtatttgatcattatccattgaatttccaaagcttgattaaaaaaaaaaaaatacttgtgtctttaaatatttatttataaataaagcccgcaaggcccggcccaaaaaaagcccgcaagggtaagcccggcccggcccgaaaaagcccgcaaggcccgctttatatggacgggcttggatcctttgatttttaataaagcccggcccggcccggcccgcaattatttaaaaatatagcaaggcccggcccggcccggcccgttgacgacccctattaGCCTACATTTTATGAAGGGTTTTGTAGGGCTTTTGACCATTTACTATAATTCGAcggattttttttctctcttactCTACttacttatttttctttctcatttacCCATAATAACTCTAACAAGTTGTTCTCTAAGAGAGCTCTCCTAAcgaggaccactaaaatgaggatTAGTTGAGGACTGTCTAATTAATGGTTTAGGAGACCTACTTTACGATTACATTCCTGCAAATTAAtcgttagatgtttatgtatgtatgtgtagaTTACTTCTGAAAACTTTCTGCCAAATTACTAATCATTAAGGTGCTGAACtatatcaaatcaatggacgaaccaaatctgtcaaacatgaaccgttTATTGTCATAATtgataaatcatgattatgaatatcttaactattttcaatttggtttaaaattttcaaaatgatttccacataaatatctaaatatCTAACAGTTGATTTGTCGAAATATGATAAAAAAATCGGTTTAACACAAAAGTCCTAAACTAGTCCTCATTAGAAAGGCTTCTTGTTCCCTAATaccaaattaatttttaatttattaagACTATTTTGCCGTCAACCCTTTGTCACAtagagagagaatgaaagagagagaagtcataggagacttcgtcAGAATCCGATCACCtaagacttttattaccccgTGATAAACATTTAttacccccccccctcccccctaaTAAAAGAAAACTTCTATTGGGCAGCAATAAAcatttattgggggtaataaaagtttATAAGGGAGTATGGGACTAATTAccttaaaattagataaataaaaagggaaatgatggaaaatgtcaCTTTAGAGAGTGAAACAATAATAAGGTCAcctagtttcccacttgataaaaaggtccattgtgaattgttattaatattagtttAGTCCTTATGAATAATGAGATTATGTTACAAaatgtcagtttttaatttttatcattCCAATTCTGCCCCTAAGGTAATAAACCTTTATAACCTTCCATTTCAAAATCTGCGagctcaaattttctctctcctttgatAAGAAAGCTTCCGATTCGATTTGTTCGGAGATCTCTTTCTGAGATTCTTTCTTCGCCGCCCTCTCCTTCAGAAGCTTCCGATTTTGCTTTGTGCCTCTGCGACGATCTGAAATCTCAGTTTTTAGTGGTTTTAGAGCTTCCACAACTCTTCTCTTTTTCTGGATCTCTGGCTTCGTCGGTGTTCGTCTTGATCACGTTattgtgttcttcttcttcgtcgacTCAGTGCTTAGTTACAGTCTCTctatttcttcctctctctggtTTTCTCTGATTTGATCGGTAAGCCTTCTCTCTGTGAATTTGTTCGTTTTGGATTTTGCAGTGtatttttgttgtttgtgttaaattgttgaattgttcgttttggattactttgttcttctccttcgtcTACTCAGTTctatgttgaattgttgatgaTGTTTTGTGCTATTGCGGTACTATATTTGTTCTATACTATGATTTTTTtatcagtgacatggccagttacatttTTAATACTGCTGTTTTGTTCTGGAATTATCATTTGATTTGCGAGGATGATGTTGTTCTTCTGTTCAGGCATTAATAGTGACCTTGGCAGTGATCTATTTGTGTTATTCTGTTGATTCCTTAgtagtgacatggccagttacatttATAATATTGTTCTTCTGTTCAGGCATTAACAGTTACTTTGGCAGTGACTTGTTTGTGTTGATTCTGTTGATTTTCTTAGTAGTGACATGgatagtgatttgttttattcttGTGCAGTTGTTATGGATACTAGCTATGTTGTCAAGTTTATTTATTCTGGTGAAGCAGCGACAGTTCCATTGTTGCATAATTGATCGTTTGTTGACCTATGCAATTCCATACGCTCTCGTTTTCCGGATTTGATTCAAGGAAATTTCATGTTTAGGTACATTATTCCTCCGGATTCTAGTTCATGTTTTCTAGAGAGTGAAGTTGATATGAGAATGATTTTTAGGAATTTGGTTCATTACAATTCTGATTTTGTTGAAGTGTTTGTGACTGATTTGCCTTCTATTAGTGAAAGCGTCGTGAGTAAGACAGTGTGTGAGGATTCTAGTAACATGCTTGAGGAGAATGATTATTTGGGGTGTTATAGGGCAGAGGCACCGAAGAGTTATATGACGAAAGGTTGGGAGAGTTATATTCATTCTAAAGGCCAAAAGTTTGAGGGTGGGATTGTTGAGTTTAGTGATAAGTTGCGTAAGTATGTCATAGAAATTGGTTTTTCATATGAGTTTGTTAGAAATGACAAGGTTCGTGCTATTGCTTAGTGTTCTAAGAAACATTCTCAGGGTTGCAATTGGCTTGTGAAGGCTCATTTATGCAGCGTTAATGGTTTCTTTATGATTAAAAGGTTGGTTAATGTTCACACTTGTCATGGTGTGATTCGTTTGCAGAAGAGTAAGATGATGTGATCCAAGGTTGTCAAGTCTATTATGCTTGATAAGATTCATGCCAATCCAAACAAAAAGCCAATTGATATAGCTAATGAGATCAAGAGTGATTATGGTTTGGATGTTCCTTATCGTACAGTTTGGTATGGTATGGAGTTGGCAAAAACATCCCTACATGGTGATGAAGCTGAGTCTTATGCTCAGCTACTTTGGTTCAGTGAGTGTGTTATGAAGTCAAACCCCGACTCTAGGATAGTGGTTGAGTTTCATCGAGAAACACACAAGTTTCAGCGTATGTTTGTGATCTATGGTGCATGGATGAAAGGTTTTCAATCTTGTGGACCTATTCTTTTCATTGATGCTACATTCATTACCAACAAGTACAAGGGGCAGATTATTGCTTCATTAGCAAAGGATGCCAATCAAGGTTGAATCTCCTTCATtatttctagttttttatttttgttgttttctatTTCCTGCCATGTTCTGTTTTTTTGTAATGTAagtgacatggttagttacatagTTACTGACATTGTCAGTTACATGTTCATTGACAGTTACATGTCCAATGACTTAAATGTTCTGTGATTTGAATGACATGTctctggccatgtcactgtcaagtAATATGCAGTTATGTCagcgacatggtcagtgacattaaCAGTTACATGACAGTGACATCattctatttttctatttagGCTTGTATCCAGTTGCTTATGCTATTGTGGATTCTAAAAATGAGAGTAAttggagattttttttcttgaggTTTTGGCTGAAGAGTTTGCAAAACACCCTATGAGGAGGGTGACGTTCATTTCTGATCGTCATGTTGGGCTTGTTAGTGCTTTCCCTAGGGTGTTTCCCAATAATCCACATGGGTTTTGTTTTAGACATCTGATGGCTAACCTTTCTGACAAATTTCCAGCTAGTTCTTACCTTAAGGATCAGATTCTTCACTTGTTTATGTGTTGTGCTTATTCTCACACACCGGAGATGTATGAGTTAAACATGGAAATCTTAAGGAGTGAAGGCAGCGACATAGTTGCTCAATTTCTGGAGGATCTCCCCAAGGAGAACTGGTGTATGGCTTACTTGAACGGCGAAAGATTTGGTGAAATGACAAATAACTTGGctgagtctttcaataattgggTGTTGCCTTTTAAGAGTCTTCCTATTCTTGATATTAATGATGGAATTAGAGTGAAGTCCATGGCTTCAATTGCTGCTCGGAAGCAGGATGCTCAGGAATGGTTCTCTGAGTTGTGCCCGGTGATTGAAAAGAAGCTGAAGGAGAATTTGGAAGTCGGAAGGCATTGGAAAGTGAGCAGGTCTGATACCTATGTGTATGAAGTTCACTGCCAGAAGTACAATAGCATGATAAATTTGGAAACTCACTTTTGTTCGTGTGGAGAATGGCAGCTGTATGGCTTCCCATGTTCCCATGCCCTTGTAGTGATCCAACAACATGGTTCTTCCCCGTATTTGTATGTCAATGAGCTGTACAAGGTGGAGAAATATCGAGAAACTTATTCTTTCCCAATTAATCCTCTTCCCTCTATTTCGAAGCAAGTGCATGATTTTGGTAGAGATGCAGTGATATTGCAGCCTCCTTTGACTAGAAGACCACCGGGAAGGCCTAGAAAGAAGAGGTTCAGAAAAAGGAGCGAGCAAACCAGGGTGATCAAGTGTGGTAGGTGCGGAAAATGTGATGGTCACAACAGAAAGAGTTGTACAGCTCCGATATAGGTTCTATTCTGATTACATGCCTTTAACAGTGACATGGCAAGTGACATAGCAAGTGACTCCAATACagtttgaaattttgttttgatttttcatttttttcaataaatgatAAGTGCTTACTCATTGGAATTTTTTTTGACTATGAGTCAGTGTAtctgctttcttcttttataaATTCTTCAGTATTCTGTGTCCTACAGGTTTTTAATAGTTACATGTACAGTAACATAACCATTTTCTTTAGATTTACATTGACTTGTCCATTGACATTAGTTTTTAGTTATCTTGGCAGTTTCTTGTTCAATGACTTGTAGTTGGATCACTGCATATATATAGATTTGGTTATTGGCAGCGGAACGCTGCAAAtgttaatgaaaaataaaaaaattagctgTAAAAAATTTGTTTGGTTGTTGCGGTGCAGCGCACGCTGCAAACTGAAATAGAAATATCATTTTGGTTGTGACTTCTCTAGTGACTTagagttttaatgttttttgtcCAGTTACATATTCAGCTACATgctcagttacatggtcagttacaaggTCAGCTACAttatcagtgacttggtcatttTGGCTGTGACTTCTCTAGTGACTTag belongs to Rosa chinensis cultivar Old Blush chromosome 4, RchiOBHm-V2, whole genome shotgun sequence and includes:
- the LOC112198965 gene encoding uncharacterized protein LOC112198965, translated to MEILRSEGSDIVAQFLEDLPKENWCMAYLNGERFGEMTNNLAESFNNWVLPFKSLPILDINDGIRVKSMASIAARKQDAQEWFSELCPVIEKKLKENLEVGRHWKVSRSDTYVYEVHCQKYNSMINLETHFCSCGEWQLYGFPCSHALVVIQQHGSSPYLYVNELYKVEKYRETYSFPINPLPSISKQVHDFGRDAVILQPPLTRRPPGRPRKKRFRKRSEQTRVIKCGRCGKCDGHNRKSCTAPI